Below is a window of Mycobacterium dioxanotrophicus DNA.
CGCTGTCACCGGCGGTCAACACCATCGTCAGATCGGCGATCAGCGGATTGCCCTGCAGATCGCTGACCCCGACGTCGGTGAGCGCCAGCGAATCCGGTGCGGTGCCGACGCTGATCCGGGGCAGCTCCCGCGCGCGGTGATCATGAGCGAGCATCTGGTCGATGCGCATCAGGGCGGCCCGGTAGACGGTGAATTCGTCATAGCTGTCCCGGAAGAACGACATTGCGCCACAGACGTTTCCGAACGCGGCAACGGTCTGCAGCAGGCCACCGAGGGTGAGCTGCCCGGCGAAGAACCGGGGCGCCTGCACGAGGTAGGGAATCATGCCGGTCGTGACGTCGCCGACGCCGCGGTTCCAGCCACCCAGCCGCAGTTGGGCGAACACGATGCGCCACATGTTGGCGATGATCTCGGCGAACCGGGAGTGCAGCAGCTGCCGCTCACGTTCCCCACCCCGGTAGAACGCGACACGTTCGGCGTTGTCCCGCAAGCGCACCAGCGCATAGCGGAAACTCGCGCTGAACCGTTCGTTGAGGAAGTTCAGCCGCACCAGCGGGCGGCCGATCCAGAACGCGATGAGCGTCACCGTGATCGAGAAGACGAATGCCACGAACACCATGGCCCGCGGAATCACCCAGCCCCCCAACTGCAATGGGCCGGACAGTTGCCACAGCACGCCCGTGAACATCACGATCAGCAACGACTTGTTCACCGCGCCGACGCTCATGTCCACCGACTTGGTGGTGACGGTCTCGACGTCGGTCTGGATCCGCTGATCCGGGTTCTCCACCGGTGGGTGCAGAAAACGGTTGCGGTAGAACGCATCCTCGGCCATCCAGTCGTCGACCAGGCGGGTGTTGAGCCAGACGCGCCAGTGGATCGCGAAGACCCGGCGCAGGAACAGGTCCACCACGGTGTAGATCACGGTCAGCAGCACCAGAATCCCGCTGATCGCAAAGGACGTCATGAACGCATGACGCGCGGCATCGAGCTTGTCCGCGTCATGGGTGGCCAGCGCCTCCGCACCGACCTGTACGGCGTTCATCAGGTCCGCGTACTGGTAGGTGAAGATCACCACCACCCGCGCCGAATACACCGTGTGCCACAGCATGAATGCCAGCAGCGCCCAGGTGCGCCAACTGCCGGTGAAGAACGGGGCGTTGACCCGCCAGAACTGTTGTCCCCACCGGGTGCACCGGGCCACGACGACCGCCACCGCGAGGAACACCACGAAGGTGATCACCCACGCCTGCAGTGTCCACACCAGCGAACGCAGCGGCTCGCCGGGCCAATCGATGCTGGGTTGAACCATCTCTGCCCCCGTCCGTCGGACACCGCAACGGTATCCGGCGAAACTGGGCGCTCGGGGCACCGATTCGGCATGCGATGATGAACGGGTCTGCACCTCTCCAGCAGATGTGTCCTGTACCTGACCACCGCTGGAGATTGCCGTGCCCGTTCCCGAAACCACCCCGGCCCCGCCGTCGTTGACGTCGCCGGTGATCGACTGCGAGCCGCCCGCGTACCTACTTGCCCCGCCATCCGCAGCCGTGTCCAGGGCAAAGACCTGCCCGACACCCACCGCGTTGCACCGGCCGGGCCCGCGCCGGTTGCGGTTGGTCGAGCATGCCGATCATCCGCCGCACACCGAGGCCACCCGGTTCGCCGAGGCGGTGCTGCGCCGGGTGCTCGAGGTCGTCGACCGGCGCAGGCCACCCGCGCAATTACGCCCGCTGATCAGCCCGCAGGTGTTCGATACGGTGCTGGCACTCCCGCCGGCCCGGCAGGCCGCGGCAGCCACCCTGAAACGGGTGCGGCTACGCGCCGCACCCGGGCCCGGCGCCGCGGAGGTGTTCGCCACCTTCACTCGCGGGCCACGGGTGCACGCCATCGCCGCCAGGGTCGAATTACACAGCGGCCGTTGGCAACTGACTGCCCTGCAGGTGGGTTAGCCCTTGCGGTGCGAGCGCGTCGGCTTGCCGGTCTTGGCCTGCCGGCGCGCCGCCTCCCGACGCTCCCGACGGCTGCCGCCGGTCGGCGCGGCATGGCGGCCGCCACCGTTACCCGAGCGCTGCACCTCGACCGAGCCGTCCTCCGACGGCCCGCTGTACGTGAGCGGCGGAGCGCTGTCCTCGATGCCCTTGGCCCGCAGTGCGGCCGGACGCTCCTTGGTGGCCACCGCGGCAGGCTCGGCGGCGGGTTCCGAGGACTCCGACGCCTTGGCCGCAGCCGCCGCGGCGAACTCCGCGAGGCCCTGCGGAGCGGCCACCGGGGCCACCGCGGCGCTGGGCGGAGCCGGGGCCGCCTCGACCTGAACGTTGAACAGGAAGCCGACCGACTCCTCCTTGAGCGCGTCGAGCATGCCGACGAACATGTCGTAGCCCTCGCGTTGGTATTCCACCAGGGGGTCGCGCTGCGCCATCGCGCGCAGGCCGATGCCCTCCTTGAGGTAGTCCATCTCGTAGAGGTGCTCACGCCACTTGCGGTCGATCACGTTGAGGAGCACGTTGCGTTCCAGTTGACGCATGGCGCCCTCGCCCGCGATCGCCTCCAGCTCCTTCTCACGCTCGGCGTAGGCCCGCTCGGCATCTTTGATCAGGGTGTCCCGCAACTCGTCGCGCGTCAGCTCACCGGCTTCACCCACGGCGCTGGAATCCACCAGATCGTGGTGATCGATGCCGACGGGGTACAGGGTCTTCAGCGCCGTCCACAGGGTTTCCAGGTCCCAGTCCTCGGCGTAGCCCTCGGCGGTGGCGCCGTCGACGTAGGCGGTGATGACGTCGACCAGCATGTCGTGGGCCTGCTTCTGCAGGTTCTCACCCTCGAGAATCATGCGGCGCTCTTCATAGATGACCTTGCGCTGCTGGTTCATCACCTCGTCGTACTTGAGGACGTTCTTGCGGACCTCGAAGTTCTGCTGCTCGACCTGGGTCTGCGCGCTCTTGATGGCGCGGGTCACCATCTTGGCCTCGATCGGCACGTCGTCGGGCAGGTTGAGCCTGGTCAGCAGCGATTCCAGCGTCGCACCGTTGAACCGCCGCATGAGTTCGTCACCCAGCGACAGGTAGAACCGGGACTCGC
It encodes the following:
- a CDS encoding ABC transporter ATP-binding protein/permease, with protein sequence MVQPSIDWPGEPLRSLVWTLQAWVITFVVFLAVAVVVARCTRWGQQFWRVNAPFFTGSWRTWALLAFMLWHTVYSARVVVIFTYQYADLMNAVQVGAEALATHDADKLDAARHAFMTSFAISGILVLLTVIYTVVDLFLRRVFAIHWRVWLNTRLVDDWMAEDAFYRNRFLHPPVENPDQRIQTDVETVTTKSVDMSVGAVNKSLLIVMFTGVLWQLSGPLQLGGWVIPRAMVFVAFVFSITVTLIAFWIGRPLVRLNFLNERFSASFRYALVRLRDNAERVAFYRGGERERQLLHSRFAEIIANMWRIVFAQLRLGGWNRGVGDVTTGMIPYLVQAPRFFAGQLTLGGLLQTVAAFGNVCGAMSFFRDSYDEFTVYRAALMRIDQMLAHDHRARELPRISVGTAPDSLALTDVGVSDLQGNPLIADLTMVLTAGDSVVVKGPSGCGKTTLLRSLAELWPQATGLARYPAGWATLFLPQLPYLPLGDLRAAVVYPLPIADVTDGELRDTLRAVALGHLTERLDEEADWASVLSLGEQQRVSFARVLLVRPRVVFLDESTSALDEGLEDAMYTLLRERLPDCVVVSVGHRSTIDRHHRSRLQLTGGGRWELSALSRAAAPVMRAARRAGYRDGDHGD
- a CDS encoding Rv3235 family protein, giving the protein MPVPETTPAPPSLTSPVIDCEPPAYLLAPPSAAVSRAKTCPTPTALHRPGPRRLRLVEHADHPPHTEATRFAEAVLRRVLEVVDRRRPPAQLRPLISPQVFDTVLALPPARQAAAATLKRVRLRAAPGPGAAEVFATFTRGPRVHAIAARVELHSGRWQLTALQVG